The genomic interval CTTTTCCACCAATCCGCTACCGATGATCCAAGCGCGCCGGATACACAGCACGTCGCGCAGGCACGTGAGTGGTTCGACAGCATGTGGAACACCATGTCCCGCGAGCGTGCATTGTGAGCCTCACCGACGCACCACTCGACGCGCTGCTTTCCCGTTCCCGCTGTGTGCTGCTCGACTTCGACGGCCCTGTCTGCTCGGTCTTCGCTGCTGTCGACACTGCCAAGCTTGCCGATGAACTACGTCGTCTCCTGCCTGCCGCCCCGCCGCCTGAGATCGCGGCCAGCACCGACCCGATGGCTGTGCTCTACCACGCCCAAACCATCGATCACGCAACTGCTCGCAAGATCGAAGCGGCTCTCACAACCGCCGAGCACGACGCGATCGCCTTGGCCAGACCAACGGTTGGCGCCGTCGAGACCATCCATGCTGCCGTGCATACCGGCCGACGAGCCGGCATCGTCAGCAATAACGCCGAGACCGCCATCCGCGTCTACCTGGACGCCCACAAGCTCAGTCCACATATCGACGTTGTGGCGGCCCGCACACCCGAAAACGCCGCCAGGCTCAAGCCCTGGCCAGATCTACTATTTGCCGCGCTCGCTCAACTAGATGCCGAACCGTCCACCACGGTATTCGTCGGCGACTCTCCCTCCGACGTGATGGCCGCCCACGCGGCAGGTGTCGCGGCGATCGGTTACGCGAACAAGCCCGGCAAACGCGAACGCCTCAGCAGCCAAGACCCCGCCCGTGTCATCGTGTCTATGGACGACCTCGCCATCGCGCTGAGGCGGGACCACGCGACCTGATCCGGGAAAGCAGTAACCCCGGGGACGTGCCGAAGCAGAGGCCCACCGGGGTGTTCATCAACAAGTATACGTAAAGGTGGCGATCGTGGCCAACGAAAGCAACGAGGTCAACCTCGATGATCTGGTGCCGTTGCTATCGTCTGAACGACTCAGGCCGTACCGTGATTCCACCCAGAACCTCCTGGGCGCGATCAAACTCTACGAGTGGAACACGTCGGTTTCCGGCGCAATGTACGAAGTGTTAGCCGGGCTCGAAGTGATACTACGCAACGCGCTCGTGTCCCAGCTCGAGAACTGGCACGGCCAACGAGCGGGAGCTTGGTACCGGGACCCGCGACGTGTCCTCGCGCCTGAACGGCACATCCAGATCGTCCAAGCGAGAGAGCGAGTCAGGCAGCTCGGACGAGACGAGACCCCCGGCCGCGTCGTTGCAGAGCTGTCCTTCGGCTTCTGGCGCTACCTGCTCACCAAACGGTACGAATCCAGCCTGTGGACTCACCACCTGCGGCATGCCTTCCCACATCTTCAACCGCAATCTCGCGCCCGCGTCGAGAAGCGCATCCGACACCTGAACCGCCTACGCAACAGAGTGGCCCACCACGAGCCCATCCATAACCGCGATCTGAACCGCGACCACCAAGACATCATCACGCTCATTGGCTGGATCAGTCCGGACGCCGCACGCTGGGTCGGAGAGCAAAGCCGGATGCCTGCCCTCCTCGCCGCCCGTCCATTGCCGAGTTGACCTCTTAGAGATCAAGGCGGCGCTGGC from Phytoactinopolyspora mesophila carries:
- a CDS encoding HAD family hydrolase translates to MSLTDAPLDALLSRSRCVLLDFDGPVCSVFAAVDTAKLADELRRLLPAAPPPEIAASTDPMAVLYHAQTIDHATARKIEAALTTAEHDAIALARPTVGAVETIHAAVHTGRRAGIVSNNAETAIRVYLDAHKLSPHIDVVAARTPENAARLKPWPDLLFAALAQLDAEPSTTVFVGDSPSDVMAAHAAGVAAIGYANKPGKRERLSSQDPARVIVSMDDLAIALRRDHAT
- a CDS encoding Abi family protein codes for the protein MANESNEVNLDDLVPLLSSERLRPYRDSTQNLLGAIKLYEWNTSVSGAMYEVLAGLEVILRNALVSQLENWHGQRAGAWYRDPRRVLAPERHIQIVQARERVRQLGRDETPGRVVAELSFGFWRYLLTKRYESSLWTHHLRHAFPHLQPQSRARVEKRIRHLNRLRNRVAHHEPIHNRDLNRDHQDIITLIGWISPDAARWVGEQSRMPALLAARPLPS